In Struthio camelus isolate bStrCam1 chromosome 13, bStrCam1.hap1, whole genome shotgun sequence, the following are encoded in one genomic region:
- the UNC5A gene encoding netrin receptor UNC5A has translation MGAARPRRRRAPAAAAVATAATAAAAAAAAPGPLGALLAAALLAAAGAQQSATVANPVSGASPDLLPRFLLEPEDVYIVKNKPVSLACRATPATQIYFKCNGEWVHQGDHVTQHSTDRSTGLPVMEVRIDISRQQVEKIFGLEEYWCQCVAWSSSGTTKSQKAFVRIAYLRKNFEQEPAAREVSIEQGVVLPCRPPEGIPPAEVEWLRNEELVDPALDTNVYVTPEHSLVVRQARLADTANYTCVAKNIVARRRSASAAVTVYVNGGWSTWTQWSACSASCGRGWQKRSRTCTNPTPLNGGAFCEGQNVQKSACTTLCPVDGAWSEWSKWSACGAECTHWRSRECSEPAPRNGGRQCRGPELETRNCTSELCSHAASGAEDVALYVGLVAVAVCLVLLLLVGVLVYCRKKEGLDADVADSSILTAGFQPVSIKPSKADNLLTIQPDLSSTTMTYQGSLCPRQDGPAKLQLPNGHLLSPLGAGRHTLHHSSPAAEGADFVARLSTQSYFRSLPRSTTNMAYGTFNFLGGRLMIPNTGISLLIPPDAIPRGKIYEVYLTLHKQEEVRLPLAGCQTLLSPIVSCGPPGVLLTRPAILAMGHCVEASAENWSIRLKKQSCEGTWEDVLQLGAEPCSELYYCQLEAQACYIFTEQLGRFALVGESLSMAASKRLKLVLFAPAACPSLEYNIRVYCLSDTQDVLKEVIQLEKQMGGQLIGAPRVLHFKDSYHNLRLSIHDMPSSLWKSKLLASYQEIPFYHIWSGLQPYLHCTFTLERLSPSTCELACKIWIWQVEGDGQSFTINFNIAKDTRFSDWLVPDGEVGSPALVGPSAFKIPFLIRQKIISSLDTPCARGADWRTLAQKLNLDSHLGFFASKPSPTAMILNLWEARHFPHGNLSQLAAAVAEVGKQDGGLFSVSEAEC, from the exons ATGGGTgctgcgcggccgcgccgccgccgggcccccgccgccgccgccgtcgccactgccgccactgccgccgccgccgccgccgccgcgccggggccgctggGCGCCCTGCTCGCCGCTgccctgctcgccgccgccg GCGCTCAGCAGAGCGCGACCGTGGCCAACCCCGTGTCCGGCGCGTCCCCGGACCTGCTGCCCCGCTTCCTCCTGGAGCCCGAGGACGTCTACATCGTGAAGAACAAGCCGGTGAGCCTGGCCTGCCGGGCCACCCCCGCCACCCAGATCTACTTCAAGTGCAACGGGGAGTGGGTGCACCAGGGCGACCACGTCACGCAGCACAGCACCGACCGGAGCACCG GGCTGCCCGTGATGGAGGTCCGCATCGACATCTCCCGCCAGCAAGTGGAGAAGATCTTCGGCCTGGAGGAGTACTGGTGCCAGTGCGTGGCCTGGAGCTCCTCCGGCACCACCAAGAGCCAGAAGGCCTTCGTGCGCATCGCCT aTCTCCGCAAGAACTTCGAGCAGGAGCCCGCGGCCAGGGAGGTCTCCATCGAGCAGGGCGTCGTGCTGCCGTGCCGCCCCCCCGAGGGCATCCCCCCCGCCGAG GTGGAGTGGCTGCGCAACGAGGAGCTGGTGGACCCGGCGCTGGACACCAACGTCTACGTGACGCCGGAGCACAGCCTGGTGGTGCGCCAGGCCCGCCTGGCCGACACCGCCAACTACACCTGCGTGGCCAAAAACATCGTggcccgccgccgcagcgcctccGCCGCCGTCACCGTCTACG TGAACGGTGGCTGGTCGACGTGGACGCAGTGGTCGGCCTGCAGCGCCAGCTGtggacggggctggcagaagcgGAGCCGGACGTGCACCAACCCCACGCCCCTCAACGGGGGCGCTTTCTGTGAGGGCCAAAACGTGCAGAAAAGCGCCTGCACCACCCTCTGCCCAG TGGACGGGGCCTGGTCGGAGTGGAGCAAGTGGTCGGCGTGCGGCGCCGAGTGCACGCACTGGCGGAGCCGCGAGTGCTCGGAGCCGGCGCCGCGCAACGGCGGCCGCCAGTGCCGCGGCCCCGAGCTCGAGACCCGCAACTGCACCTCCGAGCTCTGCAGCCACG ccgcctcgGGGGCTGAGGACGTGGCGCTGTACGTGGGGCTGGTGGCCGTGGCcgtgtgcctggtgctgctgctgctcgtgGGGGTGCTGGTGTACTGCCGCAAGAAGGAGGGCCTGGACGCCGACGTGGCCGACTCCTCCATCCTCACCGCCGGCTTCCAGCCCGTCAGCATCAAGCCCAGCAAGGCGG ACAACCTGCTCACCATCCAGCCCGACCTCAGCAGCACCACCATGACCTACCAGGGCTCGCTGTGCCCACGCCAGGACGGCCCTGCTAAGCTCCAGCTGCCCAACGGGCACCTGCTGAGCCCGCTGGGCGCCGGGCGGCACACGCTGCATCACAGCTCGCCCGCGGCCGAGGGTGCCGACTTCGTGGCCCGCCTCTCCACCCAGAGCTACTTCCGCTCCCTGCCCCGCAGCACCACCAACATGGCCTACGGCACCTTCAACTTCTTGGGGGGGCGGCTCATGATCCCCAACACAG GGATCAGCTTGCTCATCCCGCCCGACGCCATCCCGCGGGGCAAGATCTACGAGGTCTACCTGACGCTGCACAAGCAGGAGGAGGTGAG GTTACCCCTCGCCGGCTGCCAGACGCTGCTGAGCCCCATCGTCAGCTGTGGCCCGCCGGGCGTCCTCCTCACCCGTCCCGCCATCCTGGCCATGGGCCACTGTGTGGAGGCCAGCGCTGAGAACTGGAGCATTCGGCTCAAGAAGCAGTCGTGTGAGGGCACGTGGGAG GACGTGCTGCAGCTGGGCGCGGAGCCGTGCTCGGAGCTGTACTACTGCCAGCTCGAGGCGCAGGCCTGCTACATCTTCACGGAGCAGCTGGGGCGCTTCGCCCTGGTCGGGGAGTCCCTCAGCATGGCGGCCTCCAAGCGCCTCAAGCTGGTCCTGTTCGCGCCGGCCGCCTGCCCCTCGCTGGAGTACAACATCCGGGTGTACTGCCTCAGCGACACCCAGGACGTGCTCAAG GAGGTGATCCAGCTGGAGAAGCAGATGGGAGGCCAGCTGATCGGAGCCCCCCGGGTGCTGCACTTCAAGGACAGCTACCACAACCTGCGTCTCTCCATCCACGACATGCCCAGCTCCCTCTGGAAGAGCAAGCTCCTGGCCAGCTACCAG GAGATCCCCTTCTACCACATCTGGAGCGGGCTGCAGCCCTACCTGCACTGCACCTTCACCCTGGAGCGcctcagccccagcacctgcGAGCTGGCCTGCAAGATCTGGATCTGGCAGGTGGAGGGCGACGGGCAGAGCTTCACCATCAACTTCAACATCGCCAag gACACGCGGTTCTCCGACTGGCTGGTCCCCGACGGCGAGGTGGGCTCCCCGGCCCTGGTGGGCCCCAGTGCCTTCAAGATCCCCTTCCTCATCCGCCAGAAGATCATCAGCAGCCTGGACACGCCGTGCGCCCGCGGGGCCGACTGGCGGACGCTGGCCCAGAAACTCAACCTCGACAG CCACCTGGGCTTCTTCGCCTccaagcccagccccacggccatgATCCTCAACCTGTGGGAGGCGCGGCACTTCCCCCACGGCAACCTCTCGCAGCTGGCGGCCGCCGTGGCCGAGGTGGGCAAGCAGGACGGCGGCCTCTTCTCCGTCTCTGAGGCCGAGTGCTga